One genomic region from Octopus sinensis linkage group LG13, ASM634580v1, whole genome shotgun sequence encodes:
- the LOC115218592 gene encoding uncharacterized protein K02A2.6-like, with amino-acid sequence MLKAELDRMEKKEIITKVTRPTDWENSIVIKEKPNGTLQICLGPRDLNKALKREYHPIPTLEEITPSLAGFKLFSKLDASNGYWNVKIDKESSNLTTFNTPFGRYRFNRLPFGLKVSQDVFQRQIDETYQGCKGAIGIADDIQVHGKDETTHDLNLHEAMEKTRQVGIKLNADKCVIKAKECKFFGIIYSAEGVKPDPTKVEAIRDIKEPNDKKELRSFLGLIHYMGAFIPKLADHTANLRDINKDDV; translated from the coding sequence ATGCTGAAGGCAGAGTTGGACAGaatggaaaaaaaggaaataatcacCAAAGTGACACGACCAACAGACTGGGAGAATTCAATTGTAATCAAGGAAAAACCCAATGGTACCCTACAGATATGCCTCGGCCCAAGGGACCTGAACAAGGCATTAAAAAGAGAGTACCATCCAATTCCAACCCTTGAAGAAATCACACCATCATTGGCTGGATTCAAATTATTCAGCAAACTGGATGCCAGTAATGGGTAttggaatgtaaagatagacaaagagtCATCCAACCTCACTACCTTCAACACACCATTTGGCAGATATCGATTCAACCGACTCCCATTTGGATTGAAGGTGAGCCAAGATGTTTTCCAGCGCCAAATAGATGAGACCTACCAAGGCTGTAAGGGAGCAATTGGAATAGCAGATGACATCCAAGTGCATGGCAAGGATGAGACTACACATGACTTGAATTTACATGAAGCTATGGAGAAAACCCGACAAGTAGGCATCAAACTCAATGCAGACAAGTGTGTGATAAAAGCAAAGGAGTGCAAATTCTTTGGAATTATATACTCTGCAGAGGGAGTTAAACCAGACCCCACTAAAGTGGAAGCCATCAGAGACATTAAAGAACCCAATGACAAGAAGGAACTCAGGAGCTTCCTGGGACTCATCCACTACATGGGAGCCTTCATACCCAAGCTGGCCGATCACACTGCAAATC